The Plectropomus leopardus isolate mb chromosome 14, YSFRI_Pleo_2.0, whole genome shotgun sequence DNA window ttattttcaattccCACATACTATAACAAGGAATGCcaatagaagaaaaaatatatatttaaaaaaaaaaggaaagtttataatattaatataatattaataactgtAATGTATACTCCCCACAGGTTAATGACACCAAAATAACCCCCAAAATACAGAGACATAGCCTCTGTTTCTTAGCTCAGTTCTGCATGGAAACTACTGACAACCATATATGAATTTTTCCTCCTGATCATGGTCCTTTATTAAACGTTTGACATCAGTGTGTAGTGTTTGTACCTCTCTCAGGAGCTGGACGGACTGGTGGTGGGAAGGAGGAGTGTTGAGCTGGAGAGGGGGACCCTGATGGAGAGGCTCGACGCCAGCAAGAGAGTCATCGAGGCAGCTCGGCGAGAGTCCCtgtgtttggagaaacaggcgGAGGAGCTTGAGAGGAAGCTACAGTCGAGCCAAGGAGAGACGCAGGCAgctgaggagaagctgcaggtgTTCCTGAAAAAGGTGGCAGGTCTGCTGCAGGGGAAGACCGAGAGCGTCGTCCTGCCCGCAGAGAAAGACGTTTTACAGCAACTGGATAAGGTGAGGAAGGGTTTtcttaacttttaaaatgtcaaacctCCAGCAACActtcaaacaactttattttgagACCCCCAAATCCAAACgcaaaaaagctaggggaaatatatatattatataataaatatatatattatattatataaaaaaatatatatttttttattgttgatttatttatttgtttaattttcaggtgattttcttgtaattttactaatttcttgctaactgCAAAATGGCCCatgttgagttaaaaaaaaatgtcagggcCTTGTTTTTTCTAATCAAAATCCCCAAACtttaaaggattttaagactCGTGGGAACCTTGTATTGAAGCCAGCTGTTGTAAGGttagtttttatacattttgtatactttgtaacatgaaaccTATTTTCTATGTtcataaaaagtttaaatatatctCTGCAAAGTAGTAAGATATGCACTTGggaaagaaatattaaaatactcaagtaccaAAAGATTGTACCTAAGTGCAGTATTTCAGTAAATGTATTTGGGTGCTTCTAAACACTGctctttacatttaaatttacaataaatctCAGGTTTCCATGTCTTAAATAAGCACTCTCTGACTACTACTCTCTGATAAATACCAGCATCCTTACTTTATTTGTTGGAGACAGTCTTGGTCGGAGATGGAGGCGAGGCTGTGTCATGTCTCCGAGGAGCTGAGCGAGCAGACGGAGCTCCAGCACGGTACCCTGCAGAGGGCTCAGCTTGCAGAGCAGCAAGTCCAGGACCTGAGGGAGAGACTGCAAGGCCTGGAGACTGAGCTGCTGACGGCGGACGTGCATCGTGACGGGCTGAGACACAGCAAACAGCATGTGAGTAAAGTCAAGGAAACAGAAGTTCcagaaaagcatttaaattAGAGCATTATCCAGTCACACACATCCGTGTTTTTAACAGTATGAAGAGTTCCTGGAGCAGCTGTCTGAGACTATGAAGGTTGACAGTATTGCTGTGGATTTAGGCTTCGACATGAGGCTGAAACTCATCCTGTCTCGTGCAGAGCAGCTTGTTAAACAAGAGACAACTGCTCTGGTGGAGAGCAAAAGTCTCACCTACAGCCTGCAGCGAAAGGTGGGCTACACAAATAGTGTTCTTGGCATTTGGAGTCAAATTGCTGCCAGTTTTATAAtctttaaatattacaaatgcTGTTAAATAACCAATGACAATCTGCTAAAAGTGTGCAgatcccattttttttattctagtacttatgaaaagtttaaatgcacaaatgcaTCAGTTGTGTTTGCATGACCAGTGATACACCAATAATCAGACTATTTTCTTTCCCCTCAACAGTTTAAGTCACAAAAAGACCAACTAGAGAGCAAAGGTCTCCACATCCAGCTCCTGAGGAAGAAGGTGtcggagctggaggaggagaagaggagtcGACCAGCGTTGGCTGTGGAGCGAGATGATGCTCATCTGGAGGCCAGGAGGCTGCAGAAAAAACTGGAGCGTCTCCAAGGCGAGCTGAAGGCTGCCAGGCTGTCCAACACTGAGCTCAAGGCCCAGCTGTCCCACACCAGTGAGCTCAAGGTAGAGGGGAGACGGGTTCAGGCTCCAAAAATTAAATCTAGAGGACTTTTCACCTCGTAATTTATCACgtgtttatgtttatatgtgtgtgcatgaaaggAGAAATGCTTCGTAACTGTATAAATTATGTAAAGCAGACTGCTTCTGAAAAATTAGTATATAGTTGAGTATCAGAGTATTCAAGAGCAACTGAATAACTTGGTTGAACACCTGTGTCTGACGTGCCAAGTTGAAAGTGATGGAACAGAGTCAGACCGTGCAGGAGCAGAAAAAGAGGCTGGATCGGCTGGTGGAGGGGAAGGCCAAGGTGGAGAAGAAGCTGAACACGGTGAGCTCCGACCTGCAGAGCCAAGAGAAGAGGACCAGAGAGGACCAGCAGCAACTCAGCGCCCTCAGACAGAGCCTGGCTCAGCTGTCTGACCaggagagagaggtgagggaactgtgaaaatgaaaaagctttGTGCTTTAACATCTGGACACAGAAAGATGAATATGAATACTCCATTTGCTTATCAACTACTCACCCAGTGTTACACtgattttctaaagaaatctttgtttttcttgcatgcttccaCAGTAaactaaaatccaaaaacagaaaattcttcATGAACATGCACTggtcaattttgagattttgggctattttgcaTCTAAAACATTTCATCTTTCAGACTAGTgggaaaaaacatataaaatacacattaaagtgtttattttagttcagatttttattctgaaattttatgcaaaaaaagtgcatatttaattaaaaaatgcttcattttcATACTTGAACTTTAAATTCCAGAAAACTTGTGATACAGAAAATAATTGTCTTGAGTTTTATGGCGATATTTATGAGTTATAATTTTTACCCTTTTCATCTGTAGTTTCTTATCTTTGGTTGACTGAAATTTTACAATACAATATCTTTAAAggcctttttctttaaattagtttttttctcatactcTGAAGTACAAATCTCCTCTTCAGTAGCACTAATATATACAAAAAGTTTTATTCTTATCTATATTCTGAAAGTTTTTACAAAGGGGTTTATTCATAGCCtgatttataaaatattttattcttaaaaagtttatttttttaatggttgttgacagtattttctgattCAGGGAGTGATGAGAAAAGATATCCTAAATTCCTTTcgtaaaaacacaatgaaacaattatgaacaaatcaaattttcagatttttgtttgtataaatGGATGCAAATTAGTATAAATTTAACTACATAATGCTTATATTATTTGTTACTACAGTGTTAGCTACAGTTTTCACCCTGCTCACCTCGAGTGTTTCCTCtaactatgtaaaaaaaatcagtttacaaactttcacacgACTTGTGTAGTTAAATCtgagtctcatttatccagtcatattgTCAGTATTTTCCAGCCAGACAGATggggaactgaactaaaatgCTCTGGATAACGCCAGAGTGCATtaacaaaacagtgattttaagTCCCTGAACATgaaagctgctggtctacagctgccAGGATCAATTACTTTGTGTGCGACTTTGGTTCGGATTCAACAAAGtaaaactacacaaacaaaGTGAGTgactgaggcagcagtagaccaagTTCCTGTGTTCAATGAGGTAAAATTTTGTGAATGGAGCCTGGCTTTGAagagtttcacttttagttaaGTTCCCCGTCTTAAGGTCCAAAGgttgtctgtttgggaagtactgagcatacgactggataaatgagacctggattatactgcacgagttgtgtgagtgttttccAACAGGACATCCtatgacttaaattcatcaagaattgtATCAGTTTTTTGATTCTTCATTTACCGTGGAGGCATATGAGAAAAAGTTCTCTTCACAAATGCAACAAAGCCTTCCTTTAAATTACAGATTATGCCTTTAAAAGAtcaaactgattttcttttttttctctttattgttAGTTGTTAGATTTCAGGATGGTTGTTTCCCAGATGTTGGGTCTGGATGTCACCGCCCCGGCTCTTCCAAACTGTGAAATCATCAAATTACTGGAGACTGTTCTTCACtctcatcatcaccatcaccaccttCATCATCATGTTAACATGCCCTGGCTCTGTCCTACTCACCAGAGGCATCCTCTCCCCCAAATCCAGGACCTTCCTAACAGCTCATCCTTGGATCTTTCTACCTCCAGGTCTGCAGTTTCCCTTCATGAAGCATAAATTCAGACATTATGCATATGCCAAACTGCACTTAAACtgtaaatgttatatgttgGTCTAAAAACTATGTGAAAATAAACCTTACACAGAATCAAATAATGTATCAAACACTGTGTTTTCCTGTTTGCGTTTTCAGGGAAAGCTCAGTATAAATATGATTCACCAATGATGCActaaaaaaacagtagaaatgtaaaatcacattaaaaaaatcaaataaaaagacaaatatcaaCATGAGGATTTGGCATTCATTGTTTTTGATGGTCGCATATACATACATTTCTCATATTAATTTTGAACTATTATATACACATAATCCATAATAATCCTGGACTGTTATACATTTGATACTGAACTGACAGTCATACAAAATATACAATAGTTCTATATGTCATAGTTCTCAAtcataaagtcatattttatatttcgtttaaaaaataaaacagcaaaatgtataAAGACCATGGGATGTTGAAGGTTAAACTCTTGAAAtgtttctggctttgataataaaaacacatgactTGGCTTAAAATGAATCTCACACGAATCGATGTAATTCAAGTTAAAAACGGACTGTTTCCCACAGACACAATGACGGATGTAAGTAAATAAAAGAACTGCATGCCAAAAtacaggtaaaaaaataattgcaatgtaagatatattaaatgttttttgttgtttgttttttacaaatgaCTTACAAGCAAATTCACAGGCTATATTTCAGCATTTAACTTTGGTGCTATCCACTGAAAGATCTCCTCAGAGAAATACAACATGTATACGCCACTGATTTGATCTTCAGTTCAATCATCCAGCAACGTCCACTGTGCGCAAAAACAGtgtcttcagttttgtttcacCAAAGATGCTCCTTAATCGACACAGCATTACACAGAGTAACATAGTGAGATGCTAGTGCTACACACGAAGATACTGAATGTAGATGgcagctgtttttctgcagtaaaaatgGATGACCAAGGTCAATTTTTGCTCCCAACGTGATTCCAATTCAAGTCATCATGATGCGAGAACACTGAAATGAAACCCTCTTACAGCCGGCCTACACTGGAGGTGGTCCGTTAGTGTAGCTGAGCATCGGGTAGAAGGAATGAGCAAAGTTGTTGGACTGAGCGCAGTAGTCCTCCTCGGTCATTGGCAGCAGGAAGGCAAAGACCACTAACAGGAGCAGGAAGAGCTGGAGCGGCAGCGCGACCCAGAGGACGCGCCACAGAAACGAGGACCAACGGACTGAAGGTGTCTCCGAATCAGAAGGGAAGGAAGCGGATCCAGCGTCGCTGCGAGAcctgctcaaacacacacgcattcaCAACACAGCACAGACTGATGTTTAGTGATTCACATCAGTCGATAAGTACAAACAAAATCCTATCTAGCATCTGAA harbors:
- the ccdc170 gene encoding coiled-coil domain-containing protein 170; translated protein: MENSDEVDQSHERERLKMRIAVLEESVKSCEVECKASRETVLRLVAELDRERRKTASSAAALDSLKEELDGLVVGRRSVELERGTLMERLDASKRVIEAARRESLCLEKQAEELERKLQSSQGETQAAEEKLQVFLKKVAGLLQGKTESVVLPAEKDVLQQLDKSWSEMEARLCHVSEELSEQTELQHGTLQRAQLAEQQVQDLRERLQGLETELLTADVHRDGLRHSKQHYEEFLEQLSETMKVDSIAVDLGFDMRLKLILSRAEQLVKQETTALVESKSLTYSLQRKFKSQKDQLESKGLHIQLLRKKVSELEEEKRSRPALAVERDDAHLEARRLQKKLERLQGELKAARLSNTELKAQLSHTSELKLKVMEQSQTVQEQKKRLDRLVEGKAKVEKKLNTVSSDLQSQEKRTREDQQQLSALRQSLAQLSDQERELLDFRMVVSQMLGLDVTAPALPNCEIIKLLETVLHSHHHHHHLHHHVNMPWLCPTHQRHPLPQIQDLPNSSSLDLSTSRSAVSLHEA